GGTCACGGTGACGCCCGAGTCGTCCTGCTGCACGGCGGTGATGTTCACGCCGAAGTGGAAATCCAGGCCCTGCTTCTTGAACTGCTTGAGGGCTTCCTTGCTCACAGCGTCGTCGGCCGCCATCAGGAAGCCAGGCAGGGCTTCCAGAATGGTCACTTCGGCGCCCAGGCGGCGCCACACGCTGCCCAGTTCCAGACCGATCACACCGGCGCCGATCACACCCAGCTTGCCGGGCACGGCGTCAAAGCTCAGCGCGCCACTGTTTTCCACCACGTTGCCGCCAAAAGGCGCGATAGGCAGTTCGCGGGGGTTGGAGCCGGTCGCCACGATCACGTGACGGGCCACCACTTCGGTGCCAGCGGCGTCCACCACCCAGCCGGCTTCGTCCTGGCGCACCAGGCGGCCGTAGCCGTGGAACGACTGGACCTTGTTCTTCTTGAACAGGAACGCGATGCCGCCGGTCAGCTTGTCCACCACGCCGGTCTTGCGCGACAGCATCTTGGAAACATCCACCGAGGCGCCCTGCACCTGAATACCGTGATCGGCCGCTTCGGTCTGGATCATCTCGAACTTTTCGGAGGAATCCAGCATCGCTTTGCTGGGAATGCAGCCCACGTTCAGGCAGGTACCGCCCAGAGACGCCTTGCCGTCACGCTCGAAAGCGTCCACGCAGGCCACCTTGAAGCCCAGCTGCGCCGCACGAATGGCGGCCACGTAACCGGCCGGGCCGCCACCAATCACCAACACGTCATAAGAATCCATGGTGCTCAGTCTAACGCCGGCAGCAGCGCCGAACGGGGGTTGTCTCGCACTCAGGGACAAAGCCCCCGCCCCTACTAAGGTAAGTGCGCAAAGTACCCAGTCAGCCCAGCCGCCACTGCCTGAGCGTAGGCTTCCTGGCCAGCCGAACTCATCAGCAGCTGCAGGTTCTGGGGATCGGTCAGGTAGCCCAGTTCCAGCAGCACGCTGGGCTGCGAGGTGGGCCGGGTCAGCGCCAGATCGGCGCCGGGATGTAGGCCGTCGTCGCCAGCCTCAGGCAACGCCGACACCAGCGCCGCCTGCAGCGCAGCGGCCAGCGGACGGGCCTGCGGATGGCTGAAATAACTGCCGATGCCGCGCACCGAGCGGGGGTCCCGGCCATCGGGAATAGCGTTGGCATGAATGCTGACCAGCACGTCGGCATTCTGCTGCTCGGCCAGTAAAGGGCGCTGATAAAGCGGAACGGTCCGGTCGTCCCCACGGGTCAGGACGAC
This window of the Deinococcus sp. Marseille-Q6407 genome carries:
- the lpdA gene encoding dihydrolipoyl dehydrogenase is translated as MDSYDVLVIGGGPAGYVAAIRAAQLGFKVACVDAFERDGKASLGGTCLNVGCIPSKAMLDSSEKFEMIQTEAADHGIQVQGASVDVSKMLSRKTGVVDKLTGGIAFLFKKNKVQSFHGYGRLVRQDEAGWVVDAAGTEVVARHVIVATGSNPRELPIAPFGGNVVENSGALSFDAVPGKLGVIGAGVIGLELGSVWRRLGAEVTILEALPGFLMAADDAVSKEALKQFKKQGLDFHFGVNITAVQQDDSGVTVTYKEGEQEVNARFDKLIVSIGRVPNTAGLGAENVGLELDERGFVRVDSHYRTNLPGIYAIGDVIGGAMLAHKAEEEGVALAEMLAGQAGHVSYDAIPWVIYTSPEIAWAGLTEKAAKEKGLSVKTGQFPFSANGRALGHGDPRGFVKVVADASTDKILGVHMIGSGVSELIAEAVAIMEFGGSAEDLARTIHAHPTLSEVVKEAALAVDGRALHI